Proteins co-encoded in one Fusarium fujikuroi IMI 58289 draft genome, chromosome FFUJ_chr06 genomic window:
- a CDS encoding probable DHA14-like major facilitator; ABC transporter, with protein MSDQISEKPADAAPGSPHTPGDLADNGDTYLSETEKRRIQGWRWAVSYSAMLSTTLLFAIDNTIVANIQPSIINDFGHLELMSWIGTGFALGTMFILLWGKVYGVFNIKWVYIFNIFLFEAGSAVCGAAPNIQALVIGRVIAGVGGSGMYSGTLTYVSVLTNEQEKPAYLAGSTVVWGIGSVLGPVVGGAFATSSATWRWGFYINLPIGAVFAPAYFLLFPCTDPNPTKTLAEKLRLVDWINAVIFLAGSACLTVALTFGGVVYSLKSGTIIALWTVTGVLLAAFIVLLKIHPLVSKENRLYPLHFFKKWILINMQLQVFLSSGIILAMTYFVPLYFQFIKGDGALEAGVRLLPLIMFMVAVSMLNGFLMPKYGLIPVWYIGGSAFALIGSALMYTIDETTSNGKVYGYNVLVGAGAGCYIVAGFAIMQSLVPTSEIANAVAQDLGMVLFLAISGSLFHNVAVDKVGNALPTASQTEIGNLIAGTSSAVFKALSEEEKAVVIPEIASAMKAIWAFFMAAAALSFVCACPLVNAKLDGKKIEPTALA; from the exons ATGAGTGATCAAATTTCCGAGAAACCTGCGGATGCAGCACCCGGAAGCCCGCATACTCCCGGCGACCTCGCTGATAATGGCGACACATATCTCAGTGAGACCGAAAAGCGTCGTATTCAGGGTTGGAGA TGGGCTGTTTCCTATTCAGCAATGCTGTCTACAACGCTCCTCTTTGCTATCGACAATACCATCGTTGCAAACATCCAGCCTAGTATCATCAACGACTTTGGCCATCTCGAGCTTATGTCATGGATCGGTACGGGTTTCGCTCTCGGCACCATGTTTATTCTACTCTGGGGCAAAGTATACGgcgtcttcaacatcaaatgggtctacatcttcaacatcttccttTTCGAGGCCGGGAGTGCTGTATGCGGTGCTGCACCTAACATCCAAGCACTCGTAATAGGCCGTGTCATCGCTGGTGTCGGTGGTTCTGGAATGTATTCTGGCACCTTGACATATGTATCGGTTCTTACCAACGAGCAAGAGAAGCCAGCATACCTTGCTGGAAGCACTGTTGTGTGGGGCATTGGTAGTGTTCTTGGCCCTGTA GTTGGCGGCGCATTCGCAACAAGTAGTGCGACCTGGAGATGG GGATTCTACATCAATCTCCCCATCGGCGCTGTTTTTGCCCCTGCGTACTTCCTTCTATTCCCCTGTACCGATCCCAACCCTACCAAAACTCTCGCTGAAAAGCTCCGCCTCGTCGATTGGATCAACGCAGTCATCTTCCTGGCGGGATCTGCTTGCCTGACCGTTGCGCTGACCTTCGGCGGTGTCGTCTACTCACTTAAATCAGGGACCATCATTGCACTCTGGACTGTCACCGGCGTTCTTCTGGCGGCTTTCATAGTCCTGCTTAAAATACATCCTCTAGTCTCCAAAGAAAACCGCCTGTATCCCCTGCACTTTTTCAAGAAGTGGATTCTTATCAACATGCAGctccaagtctttttatcttcAGGCATCATCTTA GCCATGACTTACTTCGTCCCGTTGTACTTTCAGTTCATCAAG GGCGATGGAGCGCTCGAAGCTGGCGTTCGTTTACTTCCTTTGATCATGTTTATGGTTGCTGTCTCAATGTTGAACGGCTTCTTGATGCCAAAATACGGACTGATTCCTGTTTGGTACATTGGAGGTAGTGCTTTTGCACTCATCGGTAGTGCTCTAATGT ATACCATTGATGAAACCACATCTAACGGCAAGGTATACGGCTACAACGTGCTTGTCGGGGCCGGAGCGGGATGCTATATCGTCGCTGGGTTCGCCATCATGCAGTCACTGGTTCCCACCAGCGAAATTGCCAATGCAGTTG CCCAGGATCTCGGAATGGTACTCTTTCTAGCTATCAGTGGCAGCCTGTTCCACAACGTCGCCGTTGACAAAGTGGGCAATGCTCTGCCAACCGCCTCCCAAACTGAGATTGGAAACTTGATTGCGGGCACCAGCAGCGCCGTGTTCAAAGCCCTTtctgaggaagaaaaggccgTGGTTATCCCAGAAATCGCAAGTGCTATGAAGGCCATATGGGCTTTTTTCATGGCGGCCGCTGCGCTTAGTTTCGTGTGCGCTTGCCCACTAGTT AACGCTAAGcttgatggaaagaagataGAACCAACTGCGTTAGCCTAA